The Candidatus Limnocylindrales bacterium genome includes the window TCTGGTCGAACAAAATGCCCATATGGCCTTAAACTTAGCCCAAAAAGGCTATGTCATGGAAACCGGTCAAATCGTCATGCAGGATGATGCGAAAGCCCTTCTAAGAGATAAACGGGTACGGGAGGCATATCTGGGAGAGTAATAAAACTAGAAAAAGGGAAAGCCTGGAATCCAGCCCATTCACAGGCTTGAATCGCCCCTGCCGACCGGCAGGGAAAGAGCATGCACCGTTAAGAAGCATCAAACACTAAACTTATTTCAACCTACCAACCCTGCAGACCGGATGCCTCTTCATCGATCTGGCACGTTCTACCCCCTTGATTTACTTTGGCCACCCTTACGGCTTGACCGCGATCATCTGTAACTCGATCCGTGCGCCGTCGTTCAGTGCAGCAACCTGTACGGTGGCCCTGGCCGGTGGATCATGGGGAAAAAACTCGCGGTATACTTGGTTGAATTTTGCAAAATCCTCGAAACTTGTAATGTAAGCCGTCACCGATACTACGTCTTTGAAATCCATCCCCGCAGCCTTCAGGACTTCCCCTATATTGGTGAGCGCCTGGCGCGTCTCGGCTTCGATACCACCAGATACCAGCCTGGCGGTGACCGGATCGCGGCCCAGGTGACCGGACACATACAGAGTGTTACCAACGAGGATACCCGGGCTGAAGGGAAGCCCTGTCTTCGGTGACTTCTCGGGACGAATCACGATACGCCGATCCCCTGATTGTTGGGCAGGTACTACACTTTGCAATACTACAGTCATCAGGATTCCGAGGATCAGACCAGCAAAGCCGGCCAGTAAGGTAACAACACGAACCCGACTATTTGATATCATCATACTCCTCCTTTTATGAAATCTAAGTCCGAACGATCTTAGGGTCCTCCTTACTCCCCTTTCTCTCATTTTTCTCTCATTCTTTATCAAATCTCCGGTTTTCTGAATAACTCTCTAAAACCGGCCAGAGGAGTTTTATCTCCTCTAATTTTGATTTTACCCAACATAAAAGCAACCCTTCCGTCCATTTTACCGGTGGCTATCTTCATATAATCCTTGGCTTTAACCGAGACTTTCGTAGGAGCAGTTGGATCGATCCCTTCCCTGACAATACATTTTTGATCGATCACCCGGACGGTCCATTCTCCGCCCTTATCGGTACTATCTCCAGAGATAGAATAGGCAATGGTAGCATCAAAGCCTTGAGCCTTTTCTGGAATAAAGCGCTCATGCATGGTTTCAAAAAGGTCCCGGCAAGTTATGGGCCGTGGCCGATCCTTTAAGGGAACATAACCTTTTTTCTCTTCTTTAACCGGTTCAGGTTGCGGCCTGGGTAGAGGGGATTGTTTGGGTAGAAAAGGCTGTTTAGAAGTTTCCTTTGGTTTCTCTGTCGATGGAGGTTGTTTGGGAACTGAGGGGGGAGGAACGGGTTTAGAGCCAGCAGTTTCTTTAGGCTTTTTTACAATAAATACGCGAGTACATTTAGGACATTTTATTTTTTTCCCTTCATCTGGAATTTTAGCCTTTTCCATTTTGTACTTGGACTTACAACCTGGACATTGAATAATAATCTTCACAGCCGAATTCACCTGAGAACTCAAACGATGCAAAACGGATTGACTTCGGCAATCCTGCTTTGCAAAGTTTGAGTCGATTCTCTCCTTGCTAGGACCCCCACCTCTGATCCTTTGGCTTTCAAGGATAGGTTTCCCAGAAGTATACCTAAACAGGCCTTTACTTTGACCCTTCTCCCATTTCTATAAAACCGGAGGAGAAGACAAAGATGGAGGTACCTCTCCAGAAGTTACTAAAAACCTACCCTGGAAAGTTGCTCTCTTGGGAGTCTTATCAATAGCAGAGTACTTCCTCGATATATAGGTCCTAACGTCTTTAGGACTGAATAA containing:
- a CDS encoding Rid family detoxifying hydrolase — encoded protein: MMISNSRVRVVTLLAGFAGLILGILMTVVLQSVVPAQQSGDRRIVIRPEKSPKTGLPFSPGILVGNTLYVSGHLGRDPVTARLVSGGIEAETRQALTNIGEVLKAAGMDFKDVVSVTAYITSFEDFAKFNQVYREFFPHDPPARATVQVAALNDGARIELQMIAVKP
- a CDS encoding zinc-ribbon domain-containing protein; protein product: MKIIIQCPGCKSKYKMEKAKIPDEGKKIKCPKCTRVFIVKKPKETAGSKPVPPPSVPKQPPSTEKPKETSKQPFLPKQSPLPRPQPEPVKEEKKGYVPLKDRPRPITCRDLFETMHERFIPEKAQGFDATIAYSISGDSTDKGGEWTVRVIDQKCIVREGIDPTAPTKVSVKAKDYMKIATGKMDGRVAFMLGKIKIRGDKTPLAGFRELFRKPEI